The genomic stretch GGTAATCAGCCCCTGCTTCACGTCCTCTTTGTTTGGCAGGCCGAGGTGCTCTTTCGGCGTCACGTAGCAGAGCATGGCGCAGCCGAACCAGCCGATCATCGCCGCCCCAATCCCTGACGTGAAGTGGTCATAGCCCGGCGCAATATCGGTGGTCAATGGCCCCAGGGTATAGAACGGCGCTTCGTGGCAGAGCTCCAGCTCCTCGGTCATGTTGCGGCGGATCATCTGCATCGGCACGTGTCCCGGACCTTCAATCATCACCTGCACGTCATACTCCCAGGCGATTTTGGTCAGTTCGCCCAGCGTGTGCAGTTCGGCAAACTGCGCTTCGTCGTTCGCGTCGCGAATAGAGCCCGGACGCAGGCCGTCGCCCAGCGACAGAGAGACATCATACGCGGCGCAAATTTCGCAGATCTCGCGGAAGTGTTCGTAGAGGAAGTTTTCCTGGTGATGGGACAGGCACCACTTCGCCATGATGGAACCGCCGCGCGAGACGATGCCGGTCAGACGCTTAGCCGTCATCGGCACGTAGCGCAGCAGCACGCCCGCGTGAATGGTGAAGTAGTCCACGCCCTGCTCGGCCTGCTCCAGCAGCGTGTCGCGGAACGCTTCCCAGGTAAGGTCTTCGGCGATGCCGTTGACCTTCTCCAGCGCCTGATAAATCGGGACGGTGCCAATCGGTACCGGGCTGTTACGCAGGATCCATTCGCGGGTTTCGTGAATATAACGGCCAGTGGAGAGATCCATTACCGTGTCCGCACCCCAGCGCGTGGACCAGACCAGCTTCTCCACCTCTTCTTCGATGGAGGAGGTGACGGCCGAGTTACCGATGTTAGCGTTGACCTTCACCAGGAAGTTGCGGCCGATAATCATCGGCTCGGATTCCGGGTGGTTGATGTTGGCAGGGATAATCGCGCGGCCTGCGGCCACTTCGTCACGCACAAACTCCGGCGTGATGTTCTCCGGCAGACGAGCGCCAAAGCCTTCACCCGGATGCTGATAGCGCAGCACTTCGCTACGGATGCGCTCGCGACCCATGTTTTCGCGGATGGCGATGAACTCCATTTCCGGCGTGACGATACCCCGGCGCGCGTAGTGCAACTGGGTCACGCATTTGCCCGCCTTAGCGCGTTTTGGCGTCAGCAGGCCGGTAAAGCGCAGCTCGTCCAGACCGTCGTCGGCCAGGCGCTCTTTGGTGTACGCAGAGCTGCGCACGCTCAGCTCTTCGCAGTCGTTACGCGCGTCAATCCAGGGCTGGCGCAGCTTCGCCAGACCCTGCTGGACGTTAATGGCAACATCAGGATCGCCGTACGGACCGGAGGTGTCATATACCGGCACGGCTTCGTTGTCTTCATACTGCGGGTTATCTTTGCTGCCGCCGACAAGCGTCGGGCTAAGCTGAATTTCGCGCATTGGGACGCGGATATCGGCCTGCGAGCCGGAAATATAGATGCGTTTCGAGTTCGGGAAAGCGGTGCCTTCCAGCGTGTCGATGAAGTGTTGGGCCTGTGCGCGCTGTTCGCGGCGGGTCAGTTTTGCAGTAGACATAGCTCATTCCAAAAGTGAAGGACATGGCTTGTCAGACGACGGATGAAGCAAGAGAGGATCGCCCGGGGACGATTCAACAGCAGTGTGACTCTTGTTCCCTTCGCAGGTATTAGCCTGATCAGGTTCCGCGGATCCCGAATTAACGGTCTCAGCCCGCGCTTTCAGGCGCTGGGCACTCCGACAAGAAAAATCCCCCTCGTGAGAGGGGCGAATGGTTGTAAATTACTCGTTAACGGTGAAGAACTCAAGCAGGGCGCGCGACGTTCTCTTCGTTACTGATGTTCAAATCATTATCCAGCACGAGGGCGATCAGCTTATCTTCCAGCGTGAATCGCTCTTCCAGCGCTTCACCGAGGTCGGATAGCGCCTGCTGAAACTCAAGGTAGTTATCGTGGTCGATAGCGTTCTCGAGCGCGGAATCATAGTAATCCATGATCTGCTGGGTGTTGGCTTCCAGAAGGGGATAGAGCTTGCTGGCTGCTAAATACGGCGTTGTCCCTTCCATTTCACGGATAATGCGTTCATAAATATTGAAATGGCCGTCGGACAGATAGTCGACCAGGCCCTGACAAAAATCATCCAGCGCTTTTTCATTCAGTCGCATAAACGATTCTTTGCCAGGCTTAATACCGACCAAATTGTAATAAGCCACGAGTAGATGCTTGCGCACATGTAGCCAGCGATCCACCAGTTTGTTACTTCCTCTAACGCGCTCAGTCAGGCTTTGCAGCTGGTTTAACATGGTCGACTCCGCAAAATGTAGGATTGAATCTGCTTATCCAGAATGTAACCACAATGCTAACAACATGTCAGTGAAGCGAAGGTAGTGCAATAGATATGGATCGTATTATTGAAAAATCAGATCTTGGTTGGTGGATCGTCAGTCACGAACAAAAATTATGGCTTCCTGCCGGAGAAATTCCCTACGGTGCAGCTGAGGCGTTCGATCTTGTTGGCCAGCCAGCGCTACAGATCGGCGAGTGGCAGGGTGAGCCGGTGTGGTTGATCCAACAACCCCGCCGCCAGGATATGGGATCGGTGCGCCAGGTGCTGGATCTGGACGTGGGGCTGTTCCAGCTGGCGGGGCGGGGCGTGCAGCTGGCCGAGTTTTACCGCTCGCATAAATACTGCGGCTACTGCGGTCATACCATGCGCCCGAGCAAAACCGAGTGGGCGATGCTCTGCAGCCACTGCCGCGAACGCTACTATCCGCAGATTGCGCCGTGCATTATCGTCGCTATCCGCCGGGAGGATTCCATCCTGCTGGCGCAGCATACCCGCCATCGCAACGGCATTTACACCGTGCTGGCCGGCTTCGTCGAGGTGGGCGAAACGCTGGAGCAGGCGGTGGCGCGAGAGGTGATGGAGGAGAGTGGGATCAAAGTGAAGAACCTGCGCTACGTTACCTCCCAGCCGTGGCCATTCCCGCAGTCGCTGATGACGGCATTTATGGCCGAATACGACAGCGGCGAGATCGTTATCGACCAGAAAGAGCTGCTGGACGCGAACTGGTATCGCTACGACGATTTACCGCTGTTACCTCCGCCGGGCACCGTGGCGCGTCGGCTGATAGAAGATACCGTGGCGATGTGTCGGGCCGAGTATGAGTAGTGTTACACTGAGGCCATGACGCTTAAGGAACTGCAAAAATGACCGAACTGAAGAACGATCGTTATCTGCGTGCGCTGCTGCGCCAGCCCGTTGATGTCACCCCGGTGTGGATGATGCGCCAGGCGGGACGCTATCTCCCAGAGTATAAAGCCACGCGCGCGCAGGCGGGCGATTTTATGTCGCTGTGCAAAAACGCCGAGCTGGCCTGTGAAGTGACGCTCCAGCCGCTGCGCCGCTTCCCGCTGGATGCGGCGATCCTCTTCTCGGATATTCTGACCATTCCTGATGCAATGGGCCTTGGCCTGTACTTCGAAACCGGTGAAGGCCCGCGTTTCACCTCCCCAATCAAAAGCAAAGCCGACGTGGATAAGCTGCCAATCCCCGATCCGGAAGGCGAGCTGGGCTACGTGATGAACGCCGTACGCACCATTCGCCGCGAGCTGAAAGGTGAAGTGCCGCTGATTGGCTTCTCCGGCAGCCCATGGACGCTGGCGACCTATATGGTTGAAGGAGGCAGCAGCAAAGCCTTCACCCTGATTAAAAAGATGATGTACGCCGAGCCGCTGGCCCTGCACGCGCTGCTCGACAAGCTGGCGAAGAGCGTCACCCTCTACCTGAACGCGCAGATTAAGGCGGGCGCGCAGTCGGTGATGATTTTCGATACCTGGGGCGGCGTGCTGACCGGGCGCGATTATCAGCAGTTCTCCCTGTACTACATGCACAAAATCGTTGATGGCCTGCTGCGTGAAAACGAAGGCCGCCGCGTGCCGGTGACGCTGTTCACCAAAGGCGGCGGCCAGTGGCTGGAAGCGATGGCGGCAACCGGCTGCGATGCGCTGGGCCTCGACTGGACCACCGATATCGCCGATGCCCGCCGCCGCGTGGGCGACAAAGTGGCGCTGCAGGGCAATATGGACCCGTCCATGCTCTATGCGCCGCCAGCCCGCATTGAAGAAGAAGTGTCGACTATACTGTCTGGTTTCGGCCAGGGTGAAGGCCACGTCTTTAACCTCGGCCACGGCATTCATCAGGATGTGCCGCCAGAACACGCAGGCGTATTTGTGGAGGCGGTGCATCGGCTTTCTGCCCAGTATCACAAGTAAGGAGTGATTATGGATCTCGCGTCGCTACGCGCTCAGCAAATCGAACTGGCCTCATCGGTGATCCGCGAGGATCGTCTGGATAAAGATCCTCCGCAGTACATTGGCGGAGCAGACGTCGGATTCGAGCAGGGTGGGGAAGTGACGCGAGCGGCGATGGTGGTACTGAAATATCCTTCGCTTGAGCTGGTGGAGTACAAGGTAGCGCGTATCGCGACCACCATGCCGTACATTCCGGGCTTTCTCTCCTTCCGCGAATATCCCGCGCTGCTGGCAGCGTGGGAGCAACTCTCGCAAAAACCTGACCTGCTGTTTGTCGATGGACACGGTATCTCACACCCGCGCCGTTTAGGCGTTGCCAGCCACTTTGGGCTGCTGGTGGATGTGCCGACCATTGGCGTCGCCAAGAAACGCCTGTGCGGCGCGTTTGAACCTCTTTCTGCCGAGCCGGGCGCGCTGGCGCCGCTTATCCATAAAGGCGAGCAGCTGGCGTGGGTCTGGCGCAGCAAGGCGCGCTGTAACCCGCTCTTTATCGCCACGGGGCACCGGGTGAGCATGGACAGCGCCCTGGCGTGGGTGCAGCGCTGCATGAAGGGCTACCGCTTGCCGGAGCCGACGCGCTGGGCAGACGCCGTGGCCTCTTCGCGTCCGGCTTTTGTTCGTTGGCAGGAAATTCAGCGATGATTCAGGTAAACTGCGCCTAATTTTCGATTCGAGAGATCATCATGCTACAAAACCCGATTCACCTGCGCCTTGAGAAACTTGAAAGCTGGCAGCACGTGACGTTTATGGCTTGCCTGTGCGAGCGCATGTATCCCAACTATGCCGCGTTCTGTAAGGAGACGGGCTTTGGTGATGGCCATATCTACCGCCGCATTCTGGATCTGATCTGGGAAACGCTGACGGTGAAAGACGCGAAGGTGAACTTCGACTCCCAGCTGGAAAAGCTGGAAGAGGCGATTCCGGCTGCGGATGATTTTGACCTGTACGGTGTCTATCCGGCGATTGATGCCTGCGTGGCGTTAAGCGAACTGCTTCACTCCCGTCTGAGCGGTGAAACGCTGGAGCACGCTATTGAAGTCAGTAAGGCGTCTATTACGACCGTCGCGATGCTGGAAATGACCCAGGAAGGTCGCGAGATGACCGACGAAGAGCTGCGTGCGAACCCGGCGGTTGAGCAAGAATGGGACATTCAGTGGGAAATTTTCCGCCTGCTGGCAGAGTGTGAAGAACGCGATATTGAGCTGATAAAAGGGCTGCGCGCGGACTTACGAGAGGCTGGTGAGAGCAATATTGGTATAATTTTTAACCAATGAGACAAGAAAACTTGAGATAACGCCCGTTTTGTCGCTCCTCGACTCTTCCCTTTCGCCCCTTGTCTGGTCTACATTTGGGGGGCGAAAAAAAGTGGCTATCGGTGCGTGTATGCAGGAGAGTGCTTTTTTGGCATTTTCGTCGCACTCGATGCTTAGCAAGCGATAAACACATTGAAAGGATAACTTATGAACAAGACTCAACTGATTGATGTAATTGCGGACAAGGCTGATCTGTCTAAAGTGCAGGCTAAAGCTGCTCTGGAATCTACCCTGGCTGCTATTACTGAGTCTCTGAAAGAAGGCGATGCTGTGCAACTGGTTGGTTTCGGTACCTTCAAAGTGAACCACCGCGCTGAGCGTACTGGCCGCAACCCGCAGACCGGTAAAGAAATCAAAATCGCCGCAGCTAACGTGCCGGCATTTGTTTCTGGTAAAGCACTGAAAGACGCTGTTAAGTAAGACGCGTGGCAGTGAACAGTTTTAGCGAAGGGGCGGCAACGCCCCTTTTGTCTTTCTGGCGTGGAACGCTCGCGCTGGCAGGCATGCTGCTGCTGTCAGCCTGCAGCCACGACACCTCCCTGCCACCGTTTACCGCCAGCGGCTACGCGGACAACCAGGGCGCGGTCAGGATCTGGCGCAAAGATTCCGGCGATGAAGTGCATCTGCTTTCTGCCTTCAGCCCGTGGCATAACGGCAATACGTCGACGGCGGAATACCGCTGGCAGGGAGATGACCTGTCGCTGATTGAACTGAACGTCTACAGCAAGACCCCCGAACACGTGAAAGTGCGTTTTGACGACCATGGCGAGCTAAGCTTTATGCAGCGCGAAGTCAGCGGTCAAAAACAGCAGCTTTCCAGCGATCAAATCGCTCTTTACCGTTATCGTGCCGAACAAATCCGCCAGACCAGCGATGCGCTTCGTCTGGGACGCGTTGTGCTGCGTCAGGGGCGCTGGCATGCCGATGGGACGGTGACAACCTGCGAAGGACAGACGGTCAAGCCTGAGCTTGAATCCTGGGCAACCGAACACATTCAACGCCGTCAGCGTCATTCATCAATGGAAGTGAGTGTGGCGTGGCTGGAAGCGCCGGAAGGCTCTCAGCTGCTGCTGGTGGCGAACGAAGACTTCTGCACCTGGCAGCCGACGGAAAAAAGTTTTTGATTTAAATCCCCTCTCCCTTGAGGGAGAGGGTTAGGGTGAGGGTGTGAAATTATTCTCCCTGCTCACGCGCAATTGCACGATAACCGATATCCTGACGGCTAAAGCTGCCGTTCCAGTGAATATCCGCCATCAGCGCGTAGGCGCGTTTCTGCGCTTCGGCCACGGTATGGCCCAGCGCGGTTGCACACAGCACGCGTCCGCCGTTGGTGAGGACGCGATCGTCTTCAGCCAGCTTCGTACCCGCATGGAACACCTTCGCACCTTCAATCTCTTCCAGCGGCAGGCCGTGGATTTCATCTCCGGTGTTGTAATTGCCCGGATAACCACCTGCAGCAATCACCACGCCCAGAGACGCACGCTCGTCCCACTCAGAGGTTTTCTCGTCGAGCTTGCCTTCGCAGGCTGCCAGACACAGTTCCACCAGATCGGATTTCATGCGCAGCATGATGGGCTGCGTTTCCGGATCGCCAAAGCGGCAGTTGAATTCGATGACCTTAGGGTTACCCTGCTTGTCGATCATCAGACCCGCATAGAGAAAACCAGTGTAGGTATTGCCTTCCGCCGCCATTCCTTTCACGGTCGGCCAAATGACGCGATCCATGGTGCGCTGGTGGACTTCGTCAGTCACTACCGGAGCGGGTGAATAAGCGCCCATACCGCCGGTATTCGGGCCGGTATCGCCATTGCCTACGCGCTTGTGGTCCTGGCTGGTGGCCATCGGCAGAACGTGCTCGCCGTCGACCATCACGATAAAGCTGGCCTCTTCACCGTCGAGGAACTCTTCGATCACGATGCGGTGGCCCGCATCGCCAAAGGCGTTGCCGGCCAGCATATCCTGGACCGCGGCTTCTGCTTCTTCGAGGGTCATCGCGACGATAACGCCTTTACCTGCGGCCAGACCGTCGGCCTTGATGACAATCGGCGCGCCTTTTTCACGCAGGTAGGCCAGGGCTGGCTCCACTTCGGTGAAGTTCTGATATTCCGCCGTCGGGATGTTATGACGCGCGAGGAAATCTTTGGTGAAGGCTTTGGAGCCTTCCAGCTGCGCGGCGCCTTCCGTAGGCCCGAAGATTGTCAGACCCGCCGCGCGGAACGCATCCACCACGCCAATCACCAGCGGCGCTTCCGGGCCCACAATCGTCAGATCGATTTTCTCGCTCTGGGCAAAGCTCAGCAGCGCAGGGATATCGGTCACGCTGATAGCCACGTTCTGCAGCGCGGGTTCCAGCGCGGTACCGGCGTTGCCCGGTGCTACGAAGACTGTTTTCACCAGCGGAGACTGCGCCGCTTTCCACGCCAGAGCGTGCTCGCGTCCGCCGTTACCAATCACTAATACTTTCATTTTCTGCTCCGGGAATTAATGGCGGAAGTGGCGCATGTCGGTGAAGATCATTGCGATGCCGTGTTCGTCGGCAGCGGCAATCACTTCGTCGTCGCGAATTGACCCGCCAGGCTGGATCACACAGGTGATGCCCACTGCAGCAGCTGCGTCGATACCGTCACGGAACGGGAAGAAGGCGTCAGAAGCCATGGCGGAGCCTTTTACTTCCAGACCTTCATCGCCTGCTTTAATACCCGCGATTTTCGCGGAGTAGACGCGGCTCATCTGGCCTGCGCCTATCCCGATGGTCATGTTCTCTTTGGCGTAGACGATG from Enterobacter dykesii encodes the following:
- a CDS encoding Rsd/AlgQ family anti-sigma factor, with product MLNQLQSLTERVRGSNKLVDRWLHVRKHLLVAYYNLVGIKPGKESFMRLNEKALDDFCQGLVDYLSDGHFNIYERIIREMEGTTPYLAASKLYPLLEANTQQIMDYYDSALENAIDHDNYLEFQQALSDLGEALEERFTLEDKLIALVLDNDLNISNEENVARPA
- the hemE gene encoding uroporphyrinogen decarboxylase — its product is MTELKNDRYLRALLRQPVDVTPVWMMRQAGRYLPEYKATRAQAGDFMSLCKNAELACEVTLQPLRRFPLDAAILFSDILTIPDAMGLGLYFETGEGPRFTSPIKSKADVDKLPIPDPEGELGYVMNAVRTIRRELKGEVPLIGFSGSPWTLATYMVEGGSSKAFTLIKKMMYAEPLALHALLDKLAKSVTLYLNAQIKAGAQSVMIFDTWGGVLTGRDYQQFSLYYMHKIVDGLLRENEGRRVPVTLFTKGGGQWLEAMAATGCDALGLDWTTDIADARRRVGDKVALQGNMDPSMLYAPPARIEEEVSTILSGFGQGEGHVFNLGHGIHQDVPPEHAGVFVEAVHRLSAQYHK
- a CDS encoding YjaG family protein, which encodes MLQNPIHLRLEKLESWQHVTFMACLCERMYPNYAAFCKETGFGDGHIYRRILDLIWETLTVKDAKVNFDSQLEKLEEAIPAADDFDLYGVYPAIDACVALSELLHSRLSGETLEHAIEVSKASITTVAMLEMTQEGREMTDEELRANPAVEQEWDIQWEIFRLLAECEERDIELIKGLRADLREAGESNIGIIFNQ
- the nudC gene encoding NAD(+) diphosphatase, encoding MDRIIEKSDLGWWIVSHEQKLWLPAGEIPYGAAEAFDLVGQPALQIGEWQGEPVWLIQQPRRQDMGSVRQVLDLDVGLFQLAGRGVQLAEFYRSHKYCGYCGHTMRPSKTEWAMLCSHCRERYYPQIAPCIIVAIRREDSILLAQHTRHRNGIYTVLAGFVEVGETLEQAVAREVMEESGIKVKNLRYVTSQPWPFPQSLMTAFMAEYDSGEIVIDQKELLDANWYRYDDLPLLPPPGTVARRLIEDTVAMCRAEYE
- the thiC gene encoding phosphomethylpyrimidine synthase ThiC → MSTAKLTRREQRAQAQHFIDTLEGTAFPNSKRIYISGSQADIRVPMREIQLSPTLVGGSKDNPQYEDNEAVPVYDTSGPYGDPDVAINVQQGLAKLRQPWIDARNDCEELSVRSSAYTKERLADDGLDELRFTGLLTPKRAKAGKCVTQLHYARRGIVTPEMEFIAIRENMGRERIRSEVLRYQHPGEGFGARLPENITPEFVRDEVAAGRAIIPANINHPESEPMIIGRNFLVKVNANIGNSAVTSSIEEEVEKLVWSTRWGADTVMDLSTGRYIHETREWILRNSPVPIGTVPIYQALEKVNGIAEDLTWEAFRDTLLEQAEQGVDYFTIHAGVLLRYVPMTAKRLTGIVSRGGSIMAKWCLSHHQENFLYEHFREICEICAAYDVSLSLGDGLRPGSIRDANDEAQFAELHTLGELTKIAWEYDVQVMIEGPGHVPMQMIRRNMTEELELCHEAPFYTLGPLTTDIAPGYDHFTSGIGAAMIGWFGCAMLCYVTPKEHLGLPNKEDVKQGLITYKIAAHAADLAKGHPGAQIRDNAMSKARFEFRWEDQFNLALDPFTARAYHDETLPQESGKVAHFCSMCGPKFCSMKISQEVRDYAAAQTIEVGMADMSETFRARGGEIYLKKEEA
- the purD gene encoding phosphoribosylamine--glycine ligase: MKVLVIGNGGREHALAWKAAQSPLVKTVFVAPGNAGTALEPALQNVAISVTDIPALLSFAQSEKIDLTIVGPEAPLVIGVVDAFRAAGLTIFGPTEGAAQLEGSKAFTKDFLARHNIPTAEYQNFTEVEPALAYLREKGAPIVIKADGLAAGKGVIVAMTLEEAEAAVQDMLAGNAFGDAGHRIVIEEFLDGEEASFIVMVDGEHVLPMATSQDHKRVGNGDTGPNTGGMGAYSPAPVVTDEVHQRTMDRVIWPTVKGMAAEGNTYTGFLYAGLMIDKQGNPKVIEFNCRFGDPETQPIMLRMKSDLVELCLAACEGKLDEKTSEWDERASLGVVIAAGGYPGNYNTGDEIHGLPLEEIEGAKVFHAGTKLAEDDRVLTNGGRVLCATALGHTVAEAQKRAYALMADIHWNGSFSRQDIGYRAIAREQGE
- a CDS encoding DUF1481 domain-containing protein gives rise to the protein MNSFSEGAATPLLSFWRGTLALAGMLLLSACSHDTSLPPFTASGYADNQGAVRIWRKDSGDEVHLLSAFSPWHNGNTSTAEYRWQGDDLSLIELNVYSKTPEHVKVRFDDHGELSFMQREVSGQKQQLSSDQIALYRYRAEQIRQTSDALRLGRVVLRQGRWHADGTVTTCEGQTVKPELESWATEHIQRRQRHSSMEVSVAWLEAPEGSQLLLVANEDFCTWQPTEKSF
- the hupA gene encoding nucleoid-associated protein HU-alpha → MNKTQLIDVIADKADLSKVQAKAALESTLAAITESLKEGDAVQLVGFGTFKVNHRAERTGRNPQTGKEIKIAAANVPAFVSGKALKDAVK
- the nfi gene encoding deoxyribonuclease V (cleaves DNA at apurinic or apyrimidinic sites) — its product is MDLASLRAQQIELASSVIREDRLDKDPPQYIGGADVGFEQGGEVTRAAMVVLKYPSLELVEYKVARIATTMPYIPGFLSFREYPALLAAWEQLSQKPDLLFVDGHGISHPRRLGVASHFGLLVDVPTIGVAKKRLCGAFEPLSAEPGALAPLIHKGEQLAWVWRSKARCNPLFIATGHRVSMDSALAWVQRCMKGYRLPEPTRWADAVASSRPAFVRWQEIQR